One Leptolyngbya boryana PCC 6306 genomic window, TACATTCATCCTTGAAACCGCTTCTAAATCTCGCTCTTAGCTTTTCTTCATGCACTCCTTGCGCATCGCGTGGGAATACCGGGGTTTCTGAGCTATGGCTGCAACGTTACGTGAACGCTAAATACGCTGCTGTGCCGCGACGAGTGAGCGTGAGCGCTAAAAAAAAGGGCGATTAGCCATCCAGTGCGACGAGTTGTGGTCGTTCGTTGACCACAAAGGCAACAAGCAGTGGGTTTGGTTAGCGATAGATGCAAAGACACGGGAAATTGTGGGCGTGCATATCGGAAACCGTTCAGAAGCGGGAGCCACAGCCTTGTGGCAATCCTTGCCCCCAGTCTACCGACAATGTGCCATCTGCTATACCGACTTCTGGGCAGCTTATGCGGCAGTTTTCCCCAGTCAACGGCATCGGGCAGTTGGCAAGCAGAGTGGTTTGACCAACCGGATTGAGCGATTCAACTGCACCCTGCGTCAAAGAATCTCTCGACTGGTGCGAAAAACCTTATCGTTCTCCAAGAAGGTGGACAATCACATTGGTGCAATTTGGTACTTCATTCATCACTACAACGCATCCTTACCTATTTAGAACTACCAAATAATGTAAAACTCGACAGCTAGTTAAATTGATGGATACCATTGAACGATAGCAAGCATCAGGAATGTATAGGAATTTGAATCACAAATTCCGTGCCTTCACCGATCGCTGATACCGCGCTCAATTGTCCTCCATGCTTCCTCACGGACGATCTGATAGCAAATGGGAAGCCCCAATCCTGTCCCTTTGCCTTCCGGTTTTGTGGTGAAAAAGGCTTCAAAGATTCGCTGTTGTACTTCATACGGCATTCCAGCA contains:
- a CDS encoding ATP-binding protein, with the protein product MPYEVQQRIFEAFFTTKPEGKGTGLGLPICYQIVREEAWRTIERGISDR